The Petrotoga sp. 9PW.55.5.1 genome window below encodes:
- a CDS encoding 16S rRNA (uracil(1498)-N(3))-methyltransferase produces the protein MPNAFYGKKTNEIIILDEEETSHLKVTRKKTNELIQVITGDGFLYKAKINKIGKKQTTLEILDKEDKSESYEPYISIYFGMSKWNRTQFLLEKLVELRVNQFYVFRGEKSDIKYKNLIKFQKAIIEACKQTIYPVIPQIDFTNLESIPKENTIILDLIENRKNIKSFLKENKKLKNINIVIGPDSGFSENEKNYFCSNGFEIMNLGNSIFRFETSAIYTASIINYEFDRLNI, from the coding sequence ATGCCGAACGCTTTTTATGGTAAAAAAACTAACGAAATTATAATTCTAGATGAGGAAGAGACCTCTCACTTAAAAGTTACGCGCAAAAAAACAAACGAGCTGATACAAGTTATAACAGGTGATGGATTTTTATACAAGGCAAAGATAAATAAAATAGGTAAAAAACAAACAACTCTTGAAATTTTAGATAAAGAAGACAAAAGCGAAAGCTATGAGCCATATATATCAATTTACTTTGGAATGAGTAAATGGAACAGAACGCAATTTCTTCTTGAAAAGCTAGTGGAGTTAAGAGTAAATCAATTTTATGTTTTTCGTGGAGAAAAATCAGATATAAAGTATAAAAACTTAATTAAATTCCAAAAGGCTATAATAGAAGCTTGTAAACAAACAATTTATCCTGTTATCCCCCAGATAGATTTTACTAACTTAGAAAGTATTCCTAAAGAAAATACAATAATTTTAGACTTAATTGAAAACAGAAAAAATATTAAAAGCTTTCTTAAAGAAAATAAAAAGCTTAAAAACATTAACATTGTTATAGGACCAGATTCAGGTTTTTCTGAAAATGAAAAAAATTACTTTTGTTCTAATGGGTTTGAAATTATGAACTTAGGAAACAGTATTTTTCGTTTTGAAACTTCTGCAATTTACACAGCAAGCATTATCAATTATGAATTTGATAGGCTAAACATTTAG
- the serS gene encoding serine--tRNA ligase, whose amino-acid sequence MLDLKFIRENQELVKKALLNRNNETDIIDEILSLDEERRKLLQETETLRAERNQNSKIVAKLKAEKKNEEAQDIIKKGKEISEQIKSIESDLKEVEEKLTLKLLYVPNIPDENAPIGKDESENVEIRRWGTPRQFDFEPKPHWDLGTDLDLLDFDRAAKLSGSRFTVLKGDLARLELALINFMVDLHTKEHGYTFILPPHLVTKETITSTGQLPKFEDDLYKTSLDQMYLISTAEVPLASLHRNETLDLKVLPFKYVAYTPCYRREAGSYGKDVRGMIRQHQFDKVELVWYTTPETSMDSLEKLTKDAEEVLQLLDLPYRVISLCTGDLGFASAKTYDIEVWLPSYNDYKEISSCSNTKDFQARRGNIRYRDKENKLNFVHTLNGSGLAVGRTLVAIMENYQTPDGKIEVPEKLIPYMGKDYIG is encoded by the coding sequence ATGTTAGATTTAAAGTTTATAAGAGAAAATCAAGAGCTGGTAAAGAAAGCCTTATTAAACAGAAACAACGAAACCGACATAATAGATGAAATACTTTCTTTAGACGAAGAAAGAAGGAAACTATTACAAGAAACTGAAACACTAAGAGCAGAAAGAAACCAAAACTCAAAAATTGTTGCTAAATTGAAAGCCGAAAAGAAAAATGAAGAAGCTCAAGATATAATTAAAAAAGGGAAAGAAATTTCGGAACAGATAAAATCAATAGAATCTGATTTAAAAGAGGTAGAAGAAAAACTAACCTTAAAACTTCTATACGTACCAAATATTCCTGATGAAAATGCTCCTATAGGTAAAGATGAAAGCGAAAACGTTGAAATACGAAGATGGGGAACTCCAAGGCAATTCGATTTTGAACCCAAACCTCATTGGGATTTAGGTACAGATTTGGACCTTTTAGATTTTGATAGAGCTGCTAAACTCAGTGGGTCTAGGTTTACTGTTCTAAAAGGAGACCTTGCAAGGTTAGAACTTGCCTTAATTAATTTTATGGTTGATCTACATACAAAAGAACATGGATACACTTTCATTCTACCTCCACATTTAGTTACAAAAGAAACCATCACATCAACGGGACAGCTTCCAAAATTCGAAGACGATTTATACAAAACTTCTCTAGATCAAATGTATCTTATATCAACTGCCGAAGTTCCTCTTGCTAGTTTACACAGGAACGAAACGTTGGATTTAAAAGTTCTACCTTTTAAATATGTGGCGTACACACCATGTTATAGAAGAGAAGCAGGTAGTTACGGAAAAGACGTTAGAGGAATGATAAGGCAGCACCAGTTTGACAAAGTTGAGTTGGTATGGTACACAACCCCTGAAACTTCTATGGATTCTTTAGAAAAGCTCACAAAAGATGCAGAAGAAGTTTTACAACTACTGGACCTACCTTACAGAGTTATTAGCTTATGTACAGGTGATTTGGGTTTTGCTTCAGCAAAAACTTACGATATAGAAGTATGGCTGCCCAGTTACAACGACTATAAAGAGATTTCTTCTTGTTCTAACACTAAGGATTTTCAAGCAAGAAGAGGAAATATTAGATATAGAGATAAAGAAAACAAATTAAATTTCGTTCATACTTTAAATGGTTCGGGACTTGCTGTTGGAAGAACTTTAGTTGCAATAATGGAAAACTATCAAACACCTGATGGGAAGATAGAAGTACCTGAAAAACTTATTCCTTATATGGGGAAAGATTATATAGGTTGA
- a CDS encoding DUF370 domain-containing protein, translating to MYGLINIGFGNVVVGDRVIAIVTPTSQPLKRLKEVAEQQGKLLEVNHGRKTRAFIITDSGHVIASAIQPETITNRFLQNFYDIEKALDKIRKEVP from the coding sequence ATGTACGGATTAATAAACATTGGCTTTGGGAACGTTGTTGTTGGCGATAGGGTAATAGCAATAGTTACACCCACTTCTCAACCGTTAAAAAGGTTAAAAGAGGTAGCCGAACAACAAGGGAAACTTTTAGAAGTTAACCATGGAAGAAAAACTCGTGCATTTATAATAACAGACTCTGGACACGTTATAGCCAGTGCAATTCAGCCCGAAACAATTACCAACCGTTTTCTGCAGAATTTTTATGATATAGAAAAGGCTTTAGACAAAATACGTAAGGAAGTTCCATAA
- a CDS encoding flagellar hook assembly protein FlgD, translating to MLNSVSMDSIYQSTYEAKKDREIKKELDRDAFLELLVTQLKNQDPTEPLSNKDLVAQLSQLSTTEQIMNMSQAVQEMVNSQMSLSKLQAASLIGKNVVINDNTLELNSGVAEGINFSLDNSSQVILEIYNSNGRLVYAEDLGVKEVGLHSYLWTGRNNDGTMMPDGEYIYGIYSIKNGQIIGNPGLKNGTVEAVKFINNELYLIVDGQMYPYSAINEISA from the coding sequence ATGCTTAATTCAGTATCGATGGACTCCATATACCAAAGTACGTATGAAGCAAAAAAAGATAGAGAAATAAAGAAAGAGTTAGACAGAGACGCCTTTTTAGAACTACTAGTAACGCAGCTAAAAAATCAAGATCCCACTGAACCACTAAGTAACAAAGATCTTGTTGCTCAGCTTTCTCAACTATCCACCACAGAACAAATAATGAACATGAGCCAAGCGGTACAAGAGATGGTAAATTCACAAATGTCACTTAGTAAATTACAAGCTGCTAGTTTGATAGGGAAAAATGTCGTTATAAATGACAATACTTTAGAGCTTAATAGTGGTGTTGCCGAAGGGATAAATTTTAGTTTAGATAATTCTTCGCAAGTCATTCTAGAAATATACAATTCAAATGGAAGGCTAGTTTATGCAGAAGATTTGGGAGTGAAAGAAGTAGGCTTACATTCTTATTTATGGACTGGAAGAAACAACGACGGCACTATGATGCCAGATGGGGAATATATCTATGGAATATACTCTATCAAAAACGGTCAAATAATTGGAAATCCTGGTCTGAAAAATGGTACTGTAGAAGCAGTTAAATTTATAAACAACGAACTTTATTTAATAGTTGACGGACAAATGTATCCATACTCTGCTATAAACGAAATAAGTGCTTGA
- a CDS encoding flagellar hook-length control protein FliK, producing the protein MNIVQGNFEKFLPVKLNNNYSSTTSLNNDFDSFAEKLRSFSRISDNSNGKKISNSTQKTVQNVETFSISITLDSDTSKLIKVDSKKLLSLINSLLENSEKTWDTDELNLLKSAQKILNSSKTEITDKEIATLQKALGLIIEDGVKSKEAPFLQETERILSGENLPKELEDVLKNQPTTPSMNIEKNTEKTEQNKLNAVKKANTIIILDKENNKNVKIDTKKLSALFNDLSKNSNNLNNNQIAVLETAKDILTSSETNLSQEEQEVIKNAFAILLKESKAFENNQNLSNKSNSKQTLNLDLNIEEVILESSIFENPSASKNISSISSINNLNFKENTHNLSNNKNDSVNFVKINNELFNQFTQVKDKNIKDNNLRQSKDNSTDFTNIKNNQKTSYIDPYETRKNSSNKSESVEEKIGNLKNITENSHDGSNKNFNIDNLKVSTSNNEVTNKTPIINKNTINQEIPKTNLNDLNTQIKDVVVSKNTQTFFNESFSVKISPPDLGKVDVQIVKNGQAVTITISAESENTKNIISKSLQTLVGSLRDEGYQPVNIKINLSQNENYLAHQNPQEQSQQEKNESDAQKHQNNETQEEPTQNFEEYLRSDLNA; encoded by the coding sequence TTGAACATAGTTCAAGGAAATTTTGAGAAATTTTTGCCTGTAAAGTTAAATAATAATTACTCATCAACAACATCGTTAAACAATGATTTTGACAGCTTTGCAGAAAAACTTCGATCTTTTTCACGCATTTCCGATAATTCAAATGGTAAAAAGATTTCTAATTCTACTCAAAAAACTGTGCAAAACGTTGAAACATTCAGTATATCGATAACGTTGGATTCAGATACTTCAAAATTAATTAAAGTCGACTCCAAAAAGCTTTTATCATTAATAAATTCACTTTTAGAAAATTCAGAAAAGACGTGGGATACTGATGAGTTAAATCTATTAAAAAGCGCCCAGAAAATACTAAATTCCTCTAAAACTGAAATAACTGACAAAGAAATAGCCACTCTGCAAAAAGCATTAGGTTTAATCATAGAAGATGGTGTGAAAAGTAAGGAAGCTCCTTTTTTGCAAGAAACAGAAAGGATACTTTCTGGGGAAAATTTACCTAAAGAATTAGAAGACGTATTAAAAAATCAACCAACTACTCCTTCAATGAATATAGAAAAGAATACTGAAAAAACTGAGCAAAATAAATTAAACGCTGTAAAAAAAGCAAACACTATAATTATTCTAGATAAAGAAAATAATAAAAATGTTAAGATAGATACCAAAAAATTATCCGCGCTTTTTAATGATCTTTCTAAAAATTCAAATAATTTAAATAATAATCAAATAGCTGTTCTAGAAACCGCTAAAGATATTTTAACGTCATCCGAAACCAATTTGTCACAAGAAGAACAAGAAGTTATAAAAAATGCGTTTGCTATATTATTAAAAGAGTCAAAAGCTTTTGAAAACAATCAGAATCTATCAAACAAATCAAACTCCAAACAAACTTTAAATTTAGATTTAAATATTGAAGAAGTTATTCTAGAAAGTTCTATCTTTGAAAATCCATCTGCTTCTAAAAATATTAGCTCAATAAGTAGTATCAACAATCTTAATTTTAAGGAAAACACTCACAACTTATCGAACAATAAAAATGATAGTGTAAATTTCGTAAAGATTAATAACGAACTTTTTAACCAATTTACCCAAGTAAAAGACAAAAATATTAAAGATAATAATTTAAGACAAAGTAAAGATAATTCAACTGATTTTACAAACATTAAAAATAATCAAAAAACTTCATATATAGACCCTTATGAAACAAGAAAAAATAGTTCAAACAAATCAGAATCTGTTGAAGAAAAAATAGGGAATCTCAAAAATATAACAGAAAACAGCCATGATGGTAGCAACAAAAATTTCAATATTGACAATTTAAAAGTTTCAACTTCTAATAATGAAGTTACTAACAAAACACCCATTATAAATAAAAATACAATAAATCAAGAAATACCGAAAACAAACCTAAACGATTTAAATACACAAATAAAAGATGTAGTAGTTTCAAAAAACACACAAACATTTTTTAATGAAAGTTTTTCTGTAAAGATTTCTCCTCCTGATTTAGGGAAAGTCGATGTCCAAATTGTTAAAAATGGACAAGCGGTTACTATAACAATAAGCGCCGAAAGCGAGAACACAAAAAATATTATTTCTAAATCATTACAAACATTAGTTGGCAGCCTAAGAGACGAGGGTTATCAACCGGTTAATATAAAAATAAATCTTTCACAAAATGAAAATTACTTAGCTCATCAAAACCCTCAAGAGCAATCTCAACAAGAAAAAAATGAATCAGACGCTCAAAAACACCAGAATAATGAAACTCAAGAGGAACCTACCCAAAATTTCGAGGAATATTTAAGGAGTGATCTAAATGCTTAA
- a CDS encoding motility protein A: MEISTLIGLALAIVAIVVGAGSEFTTLIDIPSFFITILGSLGATFIAHPSSRSFKIFNVILEAIKNPKINNLETLRTLYSFSEKARRDGMISLEEDIPSVESDFLKDGLRAAVDGTDPEEIKKILEVKMEMYEEQEEDKISVLDTWGAMAPAFGMIGTLIGLVLLLDTLSDPTTIGPRMSLALITTLYGALIANIIALPPAEKLKRRMSKNINQMRMMLEGVLSIVQGENPHLMEEKLKAFLSDEERKEYEKEKGEAVL; the protein is encoded by the coding sequence GTGGAAATATCAACTTTAATAGGTTTAGCGTTGGCAATAGTTGCCATAGTGGTTGGGGCAGGAAGTGAGTTTACCACGCTTATAGACATCCCTTCCTTTTTTATAACTATCTTGGGTTCTCTTGGTGCCACTTTTATCGCCCATCCAAGTTCAAGGTCCTTTAAAATTTTCAACGTTATATTAGAAGCCATAAAAAATCCCAAAATAAATAATCTCGAAACTTTGAGAACGTTGTACTCTTTTTCAGAAAAGGCGAGAAGGGACGGAATGATATCTTTAGAGGAAGATATTCCATCAGTTGAAAGTGATTTTTTAAAAGATGGTCTAAGAGCGGCTGTTGATGGGACAGATCCAGAAGAGATTAAAAAAATACTAGAAGTTAAAATGGAAATGTACGAAGAGCAAGAGGAAGATAAAATTTCTGTCTTGGATACATGGGGGGCTATGGCACCAGCTTTTGGTATGATTGGAACACTTATAGGATTAGTACTACTACTTGATACCTTAAGTGATCCTACAACAATAGGGCCAAGAATGTCGTTGGCATTAATTACTACTTTGTATGGTGCATTAATTGCAAATATTATAGCGCTTCCGCCAGCGGAAAAATTAAAAAGACGTATGAGTAAAAATATAAATCAGATGAGGATGATGTTGGAAGGCGTTTTATCTATAGTTCAAGGGGAAAACCCTCATTTAATGGAAGAAAAACTAAAGGCTTTTTTGAGTGATGAGGAAAGAAAAGAGTACGAAAAAGAAAAAGGTGAAGCTGTTCTTTAA
- a CDS encoding flagellar hook protein FlgE: MLRSMYSGITGMRNFQNQLDIVANNIANVNTVGFKGSRATFQTTLFQTLNAGNAPQNQLGGTNPMQIGLGSQMASIDQIMTQGSPMATGKATDMMIQGEGFFILSDGTGQYYTRAGNFTRDHNGYFVDPASGMKLQGWTAKINVDGERVIDTNDPIGDIQISSGQIMPAKQTTFVRLAHNLNAGAGIQDTTIVVKSSSGENIPVKFSFKRDLTNLNQNAYIWEAEILGSDYNFSVFDPTPAPGSLTSSNTMNGRVVLDDNGNVVNWVNYDADEGPLSDSKISIFDTKGNIVGSNGDPVKISTSDPNDATLAGTIKVVEGTEEIYYDPEDIKIDFSTPNQVQITLKKSDGTTPMTFTKTFTGPVTVGDFNDTLSLGIDNGSQTLSGLRLTGGSAGDTIDTITYSDLKSVREIIQPPSGGSIRLADLNNPTNFAEATYINPNVTTSTVVYDSLGNPYNVYLKFTKINANTWYWKAELEDGTPLYKNTADGVQSDEPAEGVIAFDSNGNIAATQWRIDPTTGSIDQTIDDGNNGSAGFWFDPNKLGAALNPNVDPQSAAGAGAVNVTINFQGLSQFYAPNSVAVTEQDGNAQGTLDSFSINTNGQIIGTFTNGLTAALGQVALASFNNPEGLYAVGNSMYSMSSNSGLPQIGVSGVGGRGTINPGALEMSNVDLAEEFTNMIIAQRGFQANSRSITTADQILNELVNIKR, from the coding sequence ATGCTTAGATCAATGTATTCCGGCATAACGGGGATGAGAAACTTTCAAAATCAACTGGATATAGTTGCAAATAATATTGCAAATGTAAACACCGTTGGTTTTAAAGGTTCAAGGGCAACATTTCAAACAACGTTATTTCAAACGCTAAATGCGGGAAATGCTCCTCAAAACCAGCTTGGAGGAACTAACCCAATGCAAATTGGGCTAGGTTCTCAGATGGCTTCCATCGATCAAATCATGACGCAAGGTTCTCCAATGGCTACTGGTAAAGCAACTGACATGATGATTCAAGGCGAAGGATTCTTTATTTTATCTGATGGGACAGGCCAATATTACACTAGGGCTGGAAATTTCACAAGGGATCATAACGGTTATTTTGTAGATCCTGCTTCTGGAATGAAACTTCAAGGTTGGACAGCTAAAATAAACGTGGATGGAGAAAGGGTTATAGACACTAACGATCCTATAGGAGATATTCAAATATCAAGCGGACAGATTATGCCTGCCAAACAAACAACATTTGTAAGGTTAGCACATAATTTAAATGCCGGAGCTGGCATACAGGATACAACGATCGTTGTGAAAAGTAGTTCTGGTGAAAATATACCCGTTAAATTCTCGTTCAAAAGAGACTTAACTAATTTAAATCAAAATGCCTACATATGGGAAGCTGAAATTTTAGGATCTGATTATAATTTTTCTGTTTTTGATCCAACTCCGGCTCCCGGTTCTCTTACTTCTTCAAATACAATGAATGGAAGAGTTGTGTTAGATGATAATGGGAATGTAGTCAATTGGGTAAATTATGATGCAGATGAAGGTCCACTAAGTGATTCAAAAATCTCTATATTCGATACCAAAGGAAATATTGTAGGGTCAAATGGGGATCCGGTTAAAATTAGTACTAGTGATCCTAATGATGCAACACTCGCAGGAACGATAAAAGTAGTCGAGGGTACAGAAGAAATTTATTATGATCCTGAAGATATAAAGATAGATTTTTCTACTCCTAATCAAGTACAAATCACTTTAAAAAAATCAGATGGAACCACCCCTATGACTTTTACTAAAACTTTTACTGGCCCAGTGACAGTGGGTGATTTTAATGATACGCTTTCTTTAGGCATTGATAATGGAAGCCAAACCCTGTCAGGTTTAAGATTAACAGGTGGAAGTGCTGGTGATACAATAGATACCATCACATATTCGGATTTAAAATCCGTTCGAGAAATTATTCAACCACCTTCTGGAGGTTCTATTAGGTTAGCAGACCTAAACAACCCAACAAATTTTGCTGAAGCTACTTATATTAATCCAAACGTTACAACGTCTACTGTGGTTTATGATTCATTGGGTAATCCATACAACGTTTATTTAAAATTCACAAAAATCAATGCGAATACCTGGTATTGGAAGGCAGAGTTAGAAGATGGGACGCCTTTGTACAAAAATACAGCCGATGGGGTGCAAAGCGATGAACCAGCTGAAGGTGTTATTGCTTTTGATTCAAACGGGAATATTGCTGCCACTCAATGGAGAATAGATCCCACAACTGGAAGTATAGATCAAACAATTGACGATGGCAACAATGGTTCAGCGGGTTTTTGGTTCGATCCCAATAAACTTGGAGCTGCTCTAAATCCAAATGTTGATCCACAATCAGCTGCAGGGGCTGGAGCTGTGAACGTTACTATTAATTTTCAAGGTCTTTCTCAATTTTATGCTCCTAATTCTGTAGCGGTAACCGAACAAGATGGTAACGCCCAAGGAACTTTAGATTCTTTTTCAATAAACACAAACGGCCAAATAATAGGAACTTTCACCAATGGTTTAACAGCAGCTTTAGGCCAAGTTGCTTTGGCTTCGTTTAATAACCCTGAAGGTTTATATGCAGTTGGTAATTCTATGTATTCAATGAGCTCTAATAGTGGGCTACCGCAGATTGGTGTTTCAGGTGTTGGAGGGAGAGGAACAATAAATCCTGGGGCATTAGAGATGTCAAATGTTGATCTTGCTGAAGAATTTACCAATATGATAATAGCTCAAAGAGGTTTTCAAGCTAATTCAAGAAGTATAACTACTGCCGATCAGATACTTAATGAGTTGGTTAATATTAAGCGATAG
- the gmk gene encoding guanylate kinase → MKGLLYIISGPSGAGKSTIIKACLKKIFGFTFSVSYTTRSKRPGEVDGEDYFFIDLDTFMKMKENGEFLEWANVHGNYYATSKKFVEEKLQESYGLVLDVDVQGALNIKKSYQDAVYIFILPPSSEDLKKRLTKRGTESEEALERRLKNSQWEMSMMNEFNYVLVNCDIEESTNQLLSILVSEQLKYVRYKEEKKPLYFFKKRKV, encoded by the coding sequence ATGAAAGGATTGCTATACATAATTAGTGGACCATCAGGTGCTGGTAAATCTACTATAATAAAAGCCTGCTTGAAAAAAATTTTTGGTTTCACTTTCTCTGTTTCTTATACTACTAGATCTAAAAGGCCTGGAGAAGTCGATGGAGAAGATTATTTTTTTATAGATTTAGATACTTTTATGAAAATGAAAGAAAACGGTGAATTTTTAGAATGGGCAAACGTTCATGGCAACTATTATGCAACCTCCAAAAAGTTTGTGGAAGAAAAATTACAAGAATCTTATGGACTAGTTTTAGATGTTGATGTACAGGGTGCTTTAAATATAAAAAAAAGTTATCAAGACGCCGTTTATATATTTATCTTACCTCCTTCGAGTGAGGACTTAAAAAAGAGATTAACAAAAAGAGGAACCGAATCAGAAGAAGCTTTAGAAAGAAGATTAAAAAATTCCCAATGGGAAATGTCTATGATGAATGAATTTAATTATGTTTTAGTAAATTGTGATATCGAAGAATCTACAAACCAACTTTTATCTATACTTGTATCAGAACAATTAAAATATGTTAGGTACAAAGAAGAAAAAAAGCCACTTTATTTCTTTAAAAAAAGAAAAGTATAA
- a CDS encoding mechanosensitive ion channel family protein produces MPDWLVTTINFLIRIGISVAIIFVARYLAKLLYKIIISTAEKSGKVTVQYRKSLMTILNISMYTLGGFIIISVIFTNLSAFLAGLGISGIIVAFAVQEPLGNLICGFLIMLNHLVVDGEAVEINGISGSVEEINVNHVVMKTWDGRRVHLPSREVWSSKIIHYWPTNIRRNEVKVGVSYSSDLNKVIKVIDEAVRETEIVHIDDDHQPMILFDGYGDSSINFIVRFWAETPNFLISPTHVAKSIKKKFDENGVEIPFNQVDLHVKDVNTEINKNKNNV; encoded by the coding sequence ATGCCAGATTGGTTGGTAACTACGATTAACTTTTTAATAAGAATCGGAATTAGTGTTGCTATAATATTCGTTGCGAGATATCTAGCAAAATTACTTTACAAAATTATCATAAGCACTGCTGAAAAGAGCGGAAAAGTAACCGTCCAATATAGAAAGTCTTTGATGACCATTCTAAACATCTCTATGTACACTTTGGGTGGATTTATAATCATATCAGTAATATTTACTAATCTGAGCGCCTTTTTGGCAGGTTTAGGTATCAGCGGTATAATAGTAGCTTTCGCCGTTCAAGAACCACTAGGAAATTTGATATGTGGTTTTTTAATTATGTTAAACCATTTGGTGGTAGATGGTGAAGCTGTAGAAATAAATGGGATATCAGGTTCAGTCGAAGAAATAAATGTGAACCACGTTGTTATGAAAACATGGGATGGACGAAGAGTTCACCTCCCTAGTAGAGAAGTTTGGTCTAGCAAAATAATTCACTATTGGCCTACTAACATTAGAAGAAATGAGGTAAAAGTGGGTGTATCCTATTCGTCAGATTTAAACAAAGTCATTAAGGTAATAGACGAAGCCGTTAGAGAAACAGAAATTGTTCATATAGATGATGATCACCAACCTATGATACTATTTGATGGGTATGGAGATTCTTCAATAAATTTTATAGTTAGATTTTGGGCAGAAACACCTAACTTTCTTATTTCACCAACTCATGTAGCAAAATCAATTAAGAAAAAATTTGATGAAAACGGCGTAGAAATACCGTTTAACCAAGTAGATCTTCACGTTAAAGATGTTAACACTGAAATAAACAAAAATAAAAACAACGTATGA
- a CDS encoding flagellar motor protein MotB — protein sequence MARKKKEQKGGASWLQTFSDMTTLLLTMFIALFSMATIAPGKFQQAVMSLQSVFEGQPMGVLVGGRSISEEPLITSNPGVRQELLKIVEDEKYKGKITIEEIDKGTIISMRDISFFRSGSAELTAEAKQLLYQIGTIILEYTQNPIEIYGYTDDVPILPTSVYPSNWHLSAARASSVVNFFTSELKNRRMVERMAEISAGQFDIEYFYRLDRFFPIGLGESEIRREINLLRSEIDSRKTAALTQFKEGEITPAELQQIERELENEYSNRLEKLRNQYRRIDILILRQRVR from the coding sequence ATGGCCAGAAAAAAGAAAGAACAAAAAGGTGGAGCCAGTTGGCTGCAAACATTCAGCGATATGACTACTTTACTTCTAACAATGTTTATTGCTTTATTTTCTATGGCGACAATAGCACCAGGAAAATTTCAACAAGCGGTAATGAGCTTACAAAGTGTTTTTGAAGGGCAGCCAATGGGCGTATTAGTGGGTGGGAGAAGTATATCCGAAGAACCATTAATAACATCTAATCCAGGAGTTAGACAAGAACTGTTAAAAATAGTAGAGGATGAAAAATATAAAGGTAAAATTACTATTGAGGAAATTGATAAAGGGACGATAATATCTATGAGGGATATTTCGTTTTTTAGGTCTGGAAGTGCTGAGTTAACAGCTGAAGCTAAACAACTTTTATACCAGATAGGGACAATTATATTAGAATACACTCAAAATCCAATAGAAATTTACGGTTACACTGATGATGTTCCAATCTTGCCAACCAGCGTTTATCCATCTAACTGGCATTTAAGCGCTGCTAGAGCTTCCAGCGTAGTTAACTTTTTCACTAGTGAACTCAAAAATAGAAGAATGGTTGAGAGAATGGCAGAGATTAGTGCAGGACAGTTTGATATTGAGTATTTCTATCGATTAGATAGATTTTTCCCCATTGGGCTTGGAGAAAGTGAAATAAGAAGGGAAATTAATCTTTTAAGATCAGAAATAGATTCTAGAAAAACTGCAGCATTAACTCAATTTAAAGAAGGAGAAATAACTCCTGCAGAGTTACAACAAATTGAAAGAGAGCTCGAAAACGAGTACAGCAATAGGTTAGAAAAACTAAGAAATCAGTACAGAAGAATAGATATACTTATTTTAAGGCAACGGGTTCGTTAG
- a CDS encoding DNA-directed RNA polymerase subunit omega, producing the protein MDLGINYDKLLKNVKYKYAVPIIAAKRAETLKNLDELKGVTNKGDYVKIALKELEEGKIQIKNVSVLDGLRKQ; encoded by the coding sequence ATGGACTTAGGGATTAACTATGACAAACTTTTAAAAAACGTTAAATACAAGTATGCTGTTCCTATCATCGCAGCAAAAAGAGCCGAAACTTTAAAAAATTTAGATGAGTTAAAAGGAGTAACAAATAAAGGAGATTATGTAAAAATAGCCTTAAAAGAATTAGAAGAAGGCAAAATTCAAATAAAAAATGTTTCGGTTTTAGATGGCTTAAGAAAACAGTAA
- a CDS encoding flagellar FlbD family protein, with protein MIKLTKLNDDEFYINPYQIEKIECHPDTTITMMNGHVYVVKEKIEDLIQKVIEFNRKIFSTSN; from the coding sequence ATGATTAAATTAACTAAACTTAATGATGACGAGTTTTATATCAATCCATACCAAATAGAAAAAATAGAGTGTCACCCTGATACGACAATTACAATGATGAACGGCCATGTGTATGTTGTTAAAGAAAAGATTGAAGATTTAATCCAAAAAGTGATAGAATTTAATAGGAAGATCTTTAGTACATCAAATTGA